In one window of Azoarcus olearius DNA:
- the hpnD gene encoding presqualene diphosphate synthase HpnD, which yields MNPHDYCQDKAAKSGSSFYYSFMFLPPERRQAITALYAFCREVDDVVDECHDVSLAHIKLDWWRQEVGRVFGGTPTHPVGLALQDVTARFRLPQARLLEIIDGMAMDLSQSRYLDFKGLQLYCYRVASVVGLLAAEIFGYTDPRTLDYAHDLGLAFQLTNIIRDVGEDARRGRIYLPIEDLQRFQVPANEILEARHSDRFVALMAFQAERAEGYYHSAFAKLPAADRKSQRPGLVMAAIYRALLDEIRRDGFKVLDRRTSLTPLRKVWLAGWTWVKG from the coding sequence CTATTGCCAGGACAAGGCCGCCAAGAGCGGCTCCAGCTTCTACTACAGCTTCATGTTCCTGCCGCCGGAGCGGCGCCAGGCGATCACCGCGCTGTACGCCTTCTGCCGTGAAGTGGACGACGTCGTGGACGAATGCCACGACGTCTCGCTTGCGCACATCAAGCTCGATTGGTGGCGGCAGGAGGTCGGCCGCGTGTTCGGCGGCACGCCCACTCATCCGGTAGGGCTGGCGTTGCAGGACGTGACCGCCCGCTTCCGGCTGCCGCAGGCGCGCCTGCTGGAGATCATCGACGGGATGGCGATGGATCTCAGCCAGTCCCGTTACCTCGATTTCAAGGGGCTGCAGCTCTACTGCTACCGCGTCGCCAGCGTGGTGGGGCTGCTCGCGGCCGAGATCTTCGGCTACACCGACCCCCGCACGCTCGACTACGCGCACGACCTCGGGCTGGCTTTCCAGCTCACCAACATCATCCGCGACGTGGGCGAGGATGCCCGCCGCGGCCGCATCTATCTGCCCATCGAAGACCTGCAACGTTTCCAGGTGCCGGCCAACGAGATCCTCGAAGCGCGCCATTCCGACCGCTTCGTGGCCTTGATGGCCTTTCAGGCCGAACGCGCCGAGGGCTACTACCACAGCGCATTCGCAAAGCTGCCCGCGGCCGACCGCAAGAGCCAGCGCCCTGGTCTGGTGATGGCCGCGATCTACCGCGCGCTGCTCGATGAAATCCGCCGCGACGGCTTCAAAGTGCTCGACCGCCGGACCTCGCTGACGCCGCTGCGCAAGGTGTGGCTGGCCGGCTGGACGTGGGTCAAGGGCTGA